A single window of Ananas comosus cultivar F153 linkage group 17, ASM154086v1, whole genome shotgun sequence DNA harbors:
- the LOC109722672 gene encoding peptidyl-prolyl cis-trans isomerase FKBP19, chloroplastic: MASYSPLGFPPSPSMARASSNCSSSKGVVMKRGNLGIARGSSRESEGIVESQACSLTGEIFERRKLLLLSTFGFALGAFQHTLDKEVAVASEFADMPALRGKDYGKTKMRYPDYTETNSGLQYKDLRVGNGPFPKIGETVVVDWDGYTIGYYGRIFEARNKTKGGSFEGGDKDFFKFKLGSGQVIPAFEEAIAGMAPGGIRRIIVPPELGYPDNDFNRLGPRPTTFSGQRALDFVLRNQGLIDKTLLFDIELLKILPN, translated from the exons ATGGCGTCGTATTCgcctctagggtttcctccGAGCCCTTCCATGGCGAGAGCCTCTTCGAATTGCTCCTCTTCAAAG GGCGTGGTTATGAAGAGGGGAAATTTAGGGATTGCGAGGGGATCTTCGCGGGAATCGGAAGGGATTGTGGAGTCGCAAGCTTGTAGCTTAACTG GTGAGATATTTGAAAGAAGGAAACTGTTACTGCTTTCCACCTTTGGATTTGCCCTTGGTGCTTTTCAGCATACTCTAGACAAGGAAGTGGCAGTAGCATCTGAATTCGCTGATA TGCCAGCATTACGTGGGAAAGACTATGGAAAAACGAAAATGCGCTATCCAGATTACACGGAGACAAATTCTGGGCTTCAATACAAG GACTTGCGAGTTGGTAATGGTCCATTTCCAAAAATAGGGGAGACAGTAGTG GTTGATTGGGATGGTTATACAATTGGATACTATGGGCGCATCTTTGAAGCTCGAAACAAGACTAAAGGTGGTTCATTTGAG GGAGGTGATAAAGATTTCTTCAAGTTTAAGCTTGGATCAGGACAG gTAATACCAGCTTTTGAGGAGGCGATTGCAGGCATGGCTCCCGGAGGTATCAGGAG GATAATTGTACCCCCAGAACTGGGCTATCCAGATAACGACTTCAACAGACTTGGCCCGAGGCCGACAACTTTTTCG GGACAAAGAGCACTTGATTTTGTTTTGAGGAACCAGGGCTTAATTGACAAAACTCTGCTGTTCGACATCGAGCTTCTCAAAATCCTCCCCAACTAA